The DNA region ACCCCTCAGCCTCGCCTTCGCCACCCGGGGCAACGTGGAGTTCCACCCCAACCCGGAGGGTTCGAGTTACTCCCCCGACGGTGAGACCTGGCACTCCTACGGCGACCCGGACGCCGAACTCACCGAGGACGGCACGGGCGAACTCGGCGAACTGCTGTCCACCATGCTCGACGTGCCCACGGTCCCGGTCACCGTCTGGGCCGACGGGCGGGTCGAGTGGGAGGAGCGTGCCATTCCCGAGGAGCACGCCGACCGGGTGCGCGCCGACCTGAGAGAAGCGACCGGGGCGGGCAACCCCGACGCCTGGGGGGAGTGGACCCGCAACGTGCTGGTCGAGACCTTCGCCGGTGAGGCTCCCCACCTCGCCGACCTGGACGAACTGCCCGCCGTGCAGGGTGTCCGGCTCGATCTCCCGACCGACGCCATCACCGACCCCGACGACCCCGCCCAGTACTTCATGGAGTCCGAGGTGACCTTCGACGGCGAACACTGGCGCGACCTCTATGCCGAGGACGTGCCCGAAGAACTGGGCCGCCTGCGCCCCTCGAATTAGTAGAGAACCGAGTGGTTTGTCCGGCTATCTCCCGAGGACGCCCTGCCCGCTCACCCCCTCCCAACCTCTCGCGGTGCGAGCTGTATCAGTCCCCCCTCAAGGGGGAGGAGCAAAAGAGAAACACCAACTCCACCTGTGCCCTTTCATCCGACCCACCGTCTGCCTCAAGGAGTCCCCATGCCCAAGGTCCACGTCTTCGCCCGCGACCACATCAACACCGACGAGATCATCCCCGCCCGCCACCTGACGACCGACGTGGAGGCCGAACTCGCGCCCTACGCGATGGAGGATTACGACAAGGGCTTCGTGAGGCGCGTCCAAAGTGGCGACATCATCGTCGCCGGGGCCGACTTCGGGTGTGGGTCGAGCCGCGAGCACGCCGTCTGGGCGCTGCGTGGGGCGGGGGTGTCCGCCGTGATTGCCCCCAACTTCGCGCGCATCTACTACCGCAACTCGATCAACAACGGCTTCCTCGCGCTGGAGTGCGCGGGCATCGTGGAGGCCTTTGCGGACGGCGACGA from Deinococcus aetherius includes:
- a CDS encoding 3-isopropylmalate dehydratase small subunit, with protein sequence MPKVHVFARDHINTDEIIPARHLTTDVEAELAPYAMEDYDKGFVRRVQSGDIIVAGADFGCGSSREHAVWALRGAGVSAVIAPNFARIYYRNSINNGFLALECAGIVEAFADGDEADLDLKGGTITNKRTGQTLTFVPVPQFALDVQKAGGWLEYMKERDDAAAAQAAQGEPTHA